From the genome of Caretta caretta isolate rCarCar2 chromosome 28, rCarCar1.hap1, whole genome shotgun sequence:
TcagcctttccctgcccccctcccggtTTTCTCTGCGTTTGCCCCGCATGCTGCCTGGAGACTTTGTCCCAGGGCAGCCAGCTCGGTGGCTTGGGAAATGCAGGGTTCAAACCGAGACGGGGGATGGTGACGTCCTGCCCTGAGGCCTGCAGGCTTGGTGGCGATGTCCGCAGCCAAGGGTAGGGAGGCAGAGAACAGgtcaagcgtgtgtgtgtgtcagtcccccgccccagctctaaccactagcctccagaacccaggagtcctgactcccagcctccccgAACCCCAGCCCATTTGGAACTATTTTGGTGGGTGGTCACAGctgggaggcgggggtgggggagggggccctgCCAGCTGTGGGGGCTGGTGCCAGCATCTGTCTCCCCTGATTAGGCTCCGTGGCAGAAAGCAGAGGACACCAGCTGGCGGGGCCACGCTCATCTCGGCTCAGCCCAGGGACAGATTGCGAGGGATTAGCAtgaggggtatgtgtgtgtggggatgttGGGGGCACATGGGGTCTCACACAGCAGTGACCAGGAAGGGTGCttcccctgactcccagcccccgtTCTGTACACCCACTAGGCCTCACTCCCCTCCCTAAGCTGGTGatggaatccaggagtcctggctaaaTGCACCCTGCTCCTCTAAGCACCAGCCCCCACACCTCTTctagagccaggaagagaacccaggagtcctggctcccagccccccctgctctcaccactagaccccactcccctcccagagcggaGGCTGAGAACCCAGTCGTCCAGATTCCTGACATTCCAGGGCCGACTCACAAACACATGCTGCCCCGGGGTGTctgccgcagggctggggtctgCGTAGGGGATAATAACCTACTATTGTGACCCACCCCCTTGCAAGCTCATGAGACATGAGTCTGTGCTGGGATTCTAGAGGCTCAAACCTAGGCGACAAGCGTCTGTAGCCAAATGCAtaggagggggcagagttaaggtgaaaTAGACATCCTTAACGCCCGAACTTTGCCCCCCTTCGGGGTGTATGCAGGAGAAAGAGCTGGAGGTCCCTCATCGATTCACTGGTGGCCCCTGGGAATGTGCTGGTCACTGCCCCTCAACCCCCCGAATCTGGTTGCCAGGTCAAGGGAGCACAGGTCAGAGGCCTGTGGACATTTTGCTCCTTCCCCGGTGGTGCTGTCTTATGCAAATCACCCCAGCTCCTTTGCATAGGGGAACCACCCAGCGTGGTTTTTGCGAGGGCCCCGACGGGGACATGGATCATGGCTGCCCCCGGGGGGCGCTACTGAACCCTCGCAGCCTGAAGAATGGGGGTCCAGGTATGGTGGgagagggaatggggggtgcacagagcccctggcatggagggagggggtgggggagctgcagggtgcccCCCTGTAGCCTGCTTGGGTACCTGCCCCCGATGCCCCCTGTACCCTGTGCTGGCACCTCCCCCAGGTACCCCGTGTCTGCAGCCTGCTCTGGGGGTCCCCTACCAggacccccctccccatgcccgtctccgctgcccccaccccggtgGCGCCCCCTACCTGTAACCCATGGCGGTGCGGTTGCTCTGCAGCTCCTCGGCCGGCAGCCCGGCCTCCAGCAGGTAGCTCTCCAGCCGCCTGCCCTCCAGCAGCCGCCGCGCCGCCTCCAGCAGCTGGCCCGGGGTGAGAGCCGGGTCCCGGCCCGCCGCGCTCCCGCCCTGGCTGCGCCGCCGCCCGCCCTCGCCCCGCCCGCCTTTGCCCTTCTTGGCGGTCGGCAGCCCGTACAGCTCGTCCACGCTCAGCTTGGCCCCCGCCGCGCCGCGCCCCGCCGGGCCCGGGGCCCCCCGCGAGGAGCTGGCGAACATGGCCCGGCGCGCCCTGGTCTCGGTGCGTCCTGCGCCTTCTCCTCCGTGCGCCCGGTCTCCCTGTGCCTTGGTCTCGCTGCGCCCTGCGCCTTCTCCTCCGTGCGCCCTGCCCCTGCGCCGACCCCCGTGCGCCTTCTCCTCGGTGCGCCCCGGTCTCCGTGCTCCCTCTCCTCCGCGCGCCCTACGCCGACCCCTGTGCTCCCTGGCCTCGGTGCGTCCTGCGCCGACCCCTGTGCGCCTTCTCCTCGGTGCGCCCTGGGTGCGCTGCGCTCCCGACGCCGGGACACTCTCCCCTCTActcccctccccggggagccacgtggagccggCTTAGCCGGGCAGCTGCCATGCtgtgcccctctgccccctccccatcccgccTGTGACCCGTCTCCAGTCCCCTCTCCTTgcgcccccttccccaccccgtgTCTGCAGCTCATTAAccgcagctcccctccccacgggGCACTTACCCCCCGCCCTACACCCCCCTGGAGAGCTACTCCCTTGGTGAACCCCCACAGCAGGGGGACCCCCGTAAAGTGATCTCCTCTCCCTACCTACTCCACAGgcatttcccctccccaacccgtgcccccatctcctgcccccaccccaccctgggcTATAGGGACCATGCCATGTGAACTTGTCTGCCCAAtgcccctctcccagcctgggCATGTCTCTAacccacccaccctgcccccaatgTAGGGGGCATGGACAGACAGGGACCACAGCACCCTTCCCCCAGGCAGTGGATTCTCACCAGCCGTGTTCTCACAAGGACTGGTTCTCACAAGAGCCTGGAGATTTTCCCAAGAGGCCCGTGGTTTTCACAAGCAGTCCCCCATTCTCACAAGAGGCCTGTGATTTTCACGAGTGGTCCCTGATTCTCCCCAGAGACCTGTGATTCTCACAAGAGCCCAGGGATTTTCACAACGATTTTTCACAAGCAGTCCCTGCAGCTCACAAGAGGCCTAAGATTTTCACGAGACCAATGATTTTTCACGAAGGGTCCCTAATTTTCCACAGGAGGCTGGTGATTTTTTTGGACTGTCTGAGGCACCCAGTTGTAGACACCCTAAGGGGCCGCCCCTTTCAGCCAGCACGGGGCAAgcccccaagcccctccccccaaagatgAGTCACCTGCATCACAAGCCTATTGTGAACCTCACCTGTGTGAcccagtgctgggagcggggCTCCATCCCAGGGACCCTAGGAAGAAGGAGACCCCCCCTTCTGCAAGCCCAGCCCCCCTGTATCACCATGACTGCAGCTTCCTGGAGTGACCAGATTAGCTAAGCTGCTTAAGGGAACAGGAGGCCAGCAGCCTGGGTTggctcagagctgggggaagggggcgggaggggcaggggcatctgccaggggggcggggaagggcccttacacagtggggctggggggcgagATCATCCTGCGGTGTCCAGGCATCCCCCACGCGGTGGGTTCACCGAAGGAATCACTCTCCAGGAGCCTGACAAGCAGGGggccagctgggagccaggactcctgggttctttccctgctctgggaggggagtggggtcgggtggttagagcaggggggctgggagccaggacgcctgggttctctccccggcgctGGGAGGTAAGTGGGGGCTAGCACGCGGGGAAGTCAGTGACAGGGCACCTGCTTTCTATCCCCACACAGGGCCTGTGAGGGCATTTATGGGGGAGCAGGGTACCCAGGACTCATCCCTTGCTTGCCAGCTGCATGCCCACGGAGTGCCAGCCTGGCCGGGTCCAGCTCCGGGAGCGGGTGCCATGCCAGGCTGAACCACGGTCTCCGAAGGGTTAATGCAGCCGCCCCAGCTGCTGACGGCGCTGCTCAGATCCCGGTATTTGGGGCTGTCAGGGAATTAAAGCACCGGCATCGTGCAAAAAACGAATGCCCAACGTGCCACCTGGCACcggattacccccccccccacggcagcACAGCTCCGCTCCCACTGGGTGCCCTCTGGAGACCAGCAATGCAGCCCACAGAGCCAGGcaggggacccaggagtcctggctcccagcccccctactctaacccctagacccccACTCAGACTCAATTTCCTTCTGTGTTTTGCATTGCTACCCCATggaaggggggggaagggttaCACCTGTTTCGGGGCAGGTGTGGCTGTCACCTTGGGGTCTGGGCCACGGCTCATTCAGGGAGGGCTTGTGAGCCCCCCCCGTCAAGGCAGCCTGCAGCCAGCCGGTGGGCTAACTCCGACAACTCAGCACTCCGCTCCGGCCCGCAGCGGCAGCCCTGGGGAGCCGTGAGGGGGCCCCACGCACAACCATGGCCGCCCTCCCAGCCTGTCACATGCCGAGTACAGGGACACCCCCCCCTCCaattctgccccctcctctgtccaggactcctgggttccgcaCAGGCGGGAACCAGCTGCAGCCCTTCCCCGGTGCTGGTACCTGAGCGCCCTGGCAGGGGATTAGAGGAATTATCTCCGGCAGACACTTCCCCGACCGGGCAGCATGCGCTGCCTTTTAGCACCGGGTGCCGCATGGCGCCCCCAGcatggcgccccctagaggggacagacCCCCATCCCccggagccagccagtccctgccctggggccggatgcgagccggcgccccctagaggggacagacCCCCATCCCccggagccagccagtccctgccctggggccggatgcgagccggcgccccctagaggggacagacCCCCATCCCccggagccagccagtccctgccctggggccggatgcgagccggcgccccctagaggggaaagggccCAAGGCAAGACACTTGCTGGCTGTGCCACCCCCCCTCTGTCCAGCAGCAGcgggtgccccccgcccccaattgcTGGACAAGAGCCGGCGCCCCAGGGCGTTCGGCCTGCCTGTGGCTGCGCCCTTTGACCCCGGCCAGCTCCCCGGAGGGCCAGAGGCGCcggcagggaagggaaggctgCTGGAATGGGAGAGCAACATTTTAATTCACCAAGGAGCCTCCACCATAGAACTGGGATCGGCCCAGTGCCACCGGGACAACCCCGGTGCCCGCCCAGCTCAGGGAAGGTCCGAACACGCCCACTAATGCCGCACTGAACAGGAGACGCACATCCCGCTTGGcaaagggctgggagccaggactcctgggttctctccccagcactgggaggggagtaggggctAGCGGTTAAAGTAGGGGGGTgctgggacccaggactcctgggctctgtccCCACCGCTGGGGTGTGGTCTAGGGGGGCTAaagcggggaggggggctggtaGCAAGGACTCTGGGGTTCTATTCCTATGGCTGGATGGGGATTGGGGTCTAGAGCAGAGGAGGATGCAAGTCAGGAAGCCTCACTCCTgacctcctgctctaacccactagatcccCTCTCAgaggcagaacccaggagtcctggctcccagcccacacATCCCTGCTCTATtcactagacctcactcccctcccagaccgaGCGAGCCCCCCCAGCTAGtcccctgggtggggaaggggtgcacCAGCCTGCAGGGAATTGTGGGATGCGGGCTCACCCAGAGGGCCAGGCCATCTGATCtgtgaagggggtgggagggtggggctgAGCCGGGGGCAGCCCCCGTGTCTTGGGCTGGATGTTGCGCAGGCTGCGGGGAGGTGGTTTGCCTGGTAGAGAGGCGCGGCGGGGGCCAGccgcaggggggcggggggctcagccgGCCCGGGCCGAAAAGAAGGGCAGGCCACGGATGAAGCCGTCCAGCTTGGCGCGGAAGAGCTCGCTCTGGATGGGTTCGCTCATGCTGCACAGCGGGTTCTTCACCACGAACTCCACGTagatctgcgggggggggggggggggagagcgagcaTGTGGGgcgggaagagaacccaggagtcctggttccagctctaacccaccagcccctaatcctctcccagagctggggagagaacccaggaatcctggctcccagcccccctgctctaacccaccaacctccactcccctcccagagctggggagagaacctaggagtcctggatccaacgcccccccccccactctaacccagcaatccccactcccctcccagagctggggggagaacccaggagtcctggttctggctctaacccaccagcctccactcctctcctagaactggggagagaacccaggagtcctggctccgagTCCGCCCTCCTCTAACCCatcagcccccgctcccctcccggagctggggagagaacccaggagtcctggctcccagccccccactccctgtgcaGGGCCTAGGTGCCGTGGGGTCGGGCCCAGACTCACGTTGCTGTAGATCTGGTGGAGCACGTCTCGGATGTTGCCCACGCCCAGGTCCGTGTTCATGACGACCTTCAGCCCGCTGGGGGTCTCGTAGTAATGCAGCTTGTACTTGCTGGTCTGAAAGGCCAGGAACCCGTCCTTCCTGCGCCCGCGCGGCTAAGGAGTGTGATGGGGCCTGGCCCCCCCCAGAGAGACACCCCCCaaaactccccacccccagctcggTCCACAGGCTGATAATGTGGACTGggaacctcccccactccacacagCCCATCACATGGGCAGAGCCCCCCCAGTCTCTACACAGCCCCCAGCAGGGGCCCCTGCCCATCCCATGGATTGAGAGCGCCCCCCAGCCCCTACACAGTCCCCTGCTGGGCCTCCCAGCCCATCCCATGGCTACGGACCCCCCTCTGGCcctgcacagcccctgccccccagtggaGCCGGGGCGGAAGGATACATGTCGACGGGGCTCATCTTGCCCACGAAGGAGCGCATGGAGAAGAGCATGCCGTACATGAGTTTGAActcctgggggggcagtgagagagagagggcagcgTGAGACTCCCCCCCACGCCacagcggggctggggtgggtagGAAGACGTGCGCCCTCGCCCCACCGGGGTGGCTGCCGCCATGGCTAACTAAGGGCCCCCGTGTCTCTCCTGGCGCCCCATGGGCTCAGCCCCCCGGGAAGCAAGGGCCTGGGCCCGGCCGGCTGAGGTGCGGGGGGGTCTCACCTCCTCCTTGGAGATGCCGGCCTGTTTCTTGCGGTGCCACTCGCTGTAGTGCAGGCAGACCCCGTTGCGGTCGAAGAGATACAGGTTGTGCACCGTCATCTGTGGGGAGGGACGGGCAAGGGGGCAGGGCACGGGGGGGAGGGCAAacaagggggcaggggggagagaccTTAGTTACTGGCCTCATTAATTTCCTTCtgcttttctccctctcccctaccTAGGGTgcccagatgtcccgatttttgcagggacagtcccgattttgggggctttgtcttatacaggcgCCTATTGCCCCCCCGTCCCGAcgttttacacttgctgtctggtcaccctaccccttccctgcagccctgcccaagCCCCCCACATTGAGCCCCAcgtccctcccagccccaccccacaacccaccccagccctggccttTTCACCCtgaaccagccccagccccagcccccaaactgccctctgccccagccccgccccaaccTTGCCCCCAAaccatccccagcccagcccagcccagcgttctgcccctgcccccaaactgcccccagcacagcccccaaACCGCCCCCAGCCCCAACTTTGCCCTCaaaccaccccagccctgcctcctgccccagcccggcccggcccccaaaccatcccccagccctgccccaaccttgcccccaaaccacccccagccctgtctcctgcCCCAGCACCGCCCCAAACcacctccagccccgccccctaacccagccctgccccctaaccACCCctagcccagccccgccccctgccccagccccgccccataACCCAGCTcagcccgccccctgccccagcccccaaaccaCCCACAGCCCCGCTCCCAACCCCCAAACCGCCaccggccccagccccgccccctaaccacccccccaaACCACCTCCAGCCCCGTCCCCAGTCCCCTaaccatccccagccctgcccctaacccagccctgccccctaaccacccccagcccagccccgccccgccccctgccccagcccccaaaccaCCCACAGCCCCGCTCCCAACCCCCAAACCGCCaccggccccagccccgccccctaaccacccccccaaaccacctccagccccgcccccagtccCCAAaccatccccagccccgcccctaacccagccctgccccctaaccacccccagcccagaaaccacccccagccccgctcccaacCCCCAAACCGCCaccggcc
Proteins encoded in this window:
- the TRAPPC1 gene encoding trafficking protein particle complex subunit 1, which encodes MTVHNLYLFDRNGVCLHYSEWHRKKQAGISKEEEFKLMYGMLFSMRSFVGKMSPVDMKDGFLAFQTSKYKLHYYETPSGLKVVMNTDLGVGNIRDVLHQIYSNIYVEFVVKNPLCSMSEPIQSELFRAKLDGFIRGLPFFSARAG